The following are from one region of the Vicugna pacos chromosome 9, VicPac4, whole genome shotgun sequence genome:
- the LOC102530398 gene encoding olfactory receptor 11A1-like — protein sequence MVTLLWKNQTIVEFVLRGFSSIQEVNIFLFMMFLVFYILVVSGNILIVLLVLFSHHLHTPMYFFLVNLSFLEIWYTSNIVPKMLLIILAKQKTISVAGCLAQFYFFGSLAATECLLLAVMSYDRYLAICQPLHYPILMTGPFCIRLAAGSWLCCFLLTAITVVLLSRLTFCGPNEIDHFFCDFTPLVHLSCMDTSLTETIAYATSSAVTLIPFLLITASYSFILAAILRIPSGTGRRKAFSTCSSHLTVVIVFYGTLIATYLVPSANSSQLLHKGFSLLYTVLTPMFNPIIYSLRNRDIHEALKKCLNKKPSFLR from the coding sequence ATGGTGACCTTGCTCTGGAAAAACCAGACAATAGTGGAATTTGTGCTTAGGGGATTCTCTTCCATCCAAGAGgtaaatattttcctctttatgatgtttttagttttctacattttagttgtttctggaaacattcttaTTGTCCTGCTAGTTTTATTCAGCCAtcacctccacacccccatgtacttcttcctggtGAACTTGTCCTTTCTGGAGATCTGGTATACCTCCAATATTGTCCCCAAGATGTTGCTGATTATACTAGCCAAACAGAAGACTATCTCTGTGGCTGGCTGCCTGGCACAGTTCTACTTCTTTGGATCCCTGGCTGCAACAGAGTGCCTTTTGCTTGCTGTGATGTCCTATGACCGCTACCTGGCCATCTGCCAACCTCTGCACTATCCCATCCTCATGACTGGCCCCTTCTGCATTAGGTTGGCTGCCGGCTCTTGGCTCTGCTGCTTCCTTCTCACAGCAATTACTGTGGTCCTACTGTCTAGACTAACCTTCTGTGGACCCAATGAAATTGATCACTTCTTTTGTGACTTCACACCTCTAGTCCATCTCTCCTGCATGGACACCTCACTGACTGAGACCATTGCCTATGCCACCTCTTCTGCAGTGACTCTGATCCCATTTCTCCTCATAACAGCTTCCTATTCCTTCATTCTTGCTGCTATCCTAAGAATTCCTTCTGGCACTGGCCGACGAAAGGCATTCTCTACCTGCTCTTCCCACCTCACCGTGGTCATAGTATTCTATGGGACACTGATTGCCACATACCTTGTGCCCTCAGCCAACTCTTCCCAACTCTTGCACAAAGGGTTTTCTCTGCTCTATACCGTCCTGACACCCATGTTCAATCCCATCATCTATAGCCTGAGAAACAGAGACATCCATGAAGCCCTGAAGAAATGCTTGAATAAGAAGCCAAGTTTCCTTAGATAA